The Methyloterricola oryzae genome includes a region encoding these proteins:
- a CDS encoding integrase core domain-containing protein, with product FRKKLYLSVDELQADLDAWIEHYNQERTHQGKMCCGRTPLQTLHAGKEVWNQKVGQLNLI from the coding sequence TTCCGCAAGAAGCTTTATCTCTCCGTGGACGAACTGCAGGCCGACCTGGATGCCTGGATCGAGCACTATAACCAGGAGCGAACCCATCAGGGTAAGATGTGTTGCGGTCGCACTCCCCTACAAACGCTTCACGCTGGAAAGGAGGTGTGGAACCAGAAAGTCGGTCAGTTGAATCTGATCTGA